The sequence GGACCACTCTGGACATCAGGCACGGCATCACCTTGGATCTTGGGTCAAAGAACGCATCGGGTACGGGCTTGATTGTGCCCGGAACGATAAGAAGCACTAGGGTCTCCGCTTCATCATGTCTGAGCGGTGACGGAGAATGATCATGAGCGAGACAGGACACAAAGCGCAAGAAGAACACTCCATCATTATTTGCGCGGACGACTACAGTCTCTCTCCCGGTGTCTGTGACGCCATAGAAAACTTGATAGAACGGGGCAGAGTAACCGCCACAAGTGCCATGACCGTTATGCCTGAATGGCCCAAACGGGCACGCACACTGAAGGCATTGACGAAAGACTATCCCGTCGAGGTTGGCCTCCACCTGACCCTGACCGGCCCGTGGCGCCTGACAGCATTCTGTGGAACCGTCCCGGAATCCTTGCATGCCCTCTCCCATCGTGCCCTGACCCGACGCTTGGAATCTGTACCGATTCGCGTTGAAATACGGGCCCAGCTTGATGCCTTTGAAGATGCTTGGGGCCAAGGCCCTGACTATATAGACGGCCATCAGCACATCCACTGCCTGCCGGTTATCTGCGACGAGCTCCTGCGTGAAGTCAAAAGCCGTTACGGAACACGACCGTGGATCCGAAATTGCGCGGCACCATTGCATGAATGGAACCGCTACAACAGCTCACCGGCAAAGGAAGCCTATTTGTCTGTTATTGGCCGTCGCATGGCTGCCAAGGCCAGAGCACTGGGATTTCGCATGAATGACAGTTTTCGCGGCCTGTATCCGTTTACAACACGCCGAAGCTACGAAAGCCTTTTTCACAAATTTCTTGCAAAACCAGCTGCAATAGCCCTTTTGCACTGTCACCCTGGCTGGGTGGATTCATCGCTCTGTGAACGGGATACTCTGACTTGGCCACGGGAGCGGGAATTCGCTTGGCTTGCCTCCGCAGCCTGCCAAGAACGGCTCGAACAGACCGGTATAAAGCCATCCTGCTTCCCGGGAGCCTTTGCTACAGACACGTTCTGATCTTGAAATTCCGGACACAACCCTGTACCTCACGGCATCACCTGATACCGTCCCGACCGGATACGTGCCCTCTCCCGACATACCGGGAGGATGCATGACACAAGCCGGTCTTGTTTATGGAACACCTGCATGACCGGCACAGCCAAAATCCTCAAGCCTGCCCCACGGATCGGATTGGTCAGCCTCGGCTGCCCAAAGGCCTTGGTTGATTCAGAACGAATCATGACACGCCTGCGTGCGGAAGGCTACGAGCTGGCACCAACCAGCGAGGGAGCCGATGCGGTTATTGTCAACACCTGCGGGTTCCTTGATTCGGCCAAGGCCGAGAGTCTAGAGGCCATTGGCGATGCGCTGGCCGAAAATGGCAAGGTTATTGTCACCGGCTGCATGGGGAAGGATGAGAAGAGCATCCGGACCATTCATCCAAAGGTTCTGTCTGTCACAGGTCCCCACCAGTATGAAGCGGTCATCAACGCCGTACATGACGCGGTGCCCCCGCAGCATGAGCCTTTTGTTGACCTGGTTCCACCAGAGGGTATACGGCTGACGCCCCGCCACTATGCCTATCTGAAGATCTCCGAGGGCTGCAATAACCGCTGTACCTTCTGCATTATCCCCTCTATCCGCGGGGATCTGGTCAGCCGACCAATGAACCGGGTTCTGGCTGAAGCAGAAAAACTGGTCAAGGCGGGCGTACGGGAACTGATGGTTATTTCGCAGGATACCAGCGCTTATGGCGTTGACACCCGCTATGCCGACGTTGACTGGAAAGGACAGACCCGCAAAAGCAACCTGCTGGAACTGACCAGTGCGCTGGGAGACATGGGGGTATGGGTGCGCCTGCATTATGTTTATCCCTATCCATCTGTTGATCATGTCATCCCGCTGATGGCGCAAGGCAAAATACTGCCCTATCTGGATATCCCCTTCCAGCATGCCTCTCCAAGAATTCTCAAGGCCATGAAACGCCCCGCCAATAACGGGAAAGTTCTGGACCGGATCAAGGCTTGGCGCGATATCTGTCCCGAGCTGACCATTCGCTCGACATTCATTGTCGGCTTTCCCGGTGAAACGGAAGAAGACTTCGAGGATATGCTGGAATGGCTGGAACAGGCCCAGCTTGACCGGGTTGGCTGCTTCAAGTACGAGCCTGTCGAAGGCGCCGTAGCCAATGCCCTGCCCGATCCTGTGGACGAAGAGACCAAGGATGAGCGCTGGGCCCGGTTTATGGAGCACCAGCGTCAGATCTCCGAACAGCGTATGGCCCGCAAGATCGGAAGCCTGCAGCAGGTTATCATCGATGAAGTGGATGAAGATGGTGCCATCGGACGATCGACCGGCGATGCACCGGACATTGACGGCCATGTTTTTCTTAACGGCGAAGTAGATCTGAAGGCTGGCGAT comes from Haematospirillum jordaniae and encodes:
- a CDS encoding ChbG/HpnK family deacetylase yields the protein MSETGHKAQEEHSIIICADDYSLSPGVCDAIENLIERGRVTATSAMTVMPEWPKRARTLKALTKDYPVEVGLHLTLTGPWRLTAFCGTVPESLHALSHRALTRRLESVPIRVEIRAQLDAFEDAWGQGPDYIDGHQHIHCLPVICDELLREVKSRYGTRPWIRNCAAPLHEWNRYNSSPAKEAYLSVIGRRMAAKARALGFRMNDSFRGLYPFTTRRSYESLFHKFLAKPAAIALLHCHPGWVDSSLCERDTLTWPREREFAWLASAACQERLEQTGIKPSCFPGAFATDTF
- the rimO gene encoding 30S ribosomal protein S12 methylthiotransferase RimO, with the translated sequence MTGTAKILKPAPRIGLVSLGCPKALVDSERIMTRLRAEGYELAPTSEGADAVIVNTCGFLDSAKAESLEAIGDALAENGKVIVTGCMGKDEKSIRTIHPKVLSVTGPHQYEAVINAVHDAVPPQHEPFVDLVPPEGIRLTPRHYAYLKISEGCNNRCTFCIIPSIRGDLVSRPMNRVLAEAEKLVKAGVRELMVISQDTSAYGVDTRYADVDWKGQTRKSNLLELTSALGDMGVWVRLHYVYPYPSVDHVIPLMAQGKILPYLDIPFQHASPRILKAMKRPANNGKVLDRIKAWRDICPELTIRSTFIVGFPGETEEDFEDMLEWLEQAQLDRVGCFKYEPVEGAVANALPDPVDEETKDERWARFMEHQRQISEQRMARKIGSLQQVIIDEVDEDGAIGRSTGDAPDIDGHVFLNGEVDLKAGDIVTARIEHADDYDLWGELVRS